A window of the Kosakonia sp. BYX6 genome harbors these coding sequences:
- the panC gene encoding pantoate--beta-alanine ligase — MLIIETLPLLRQHIRRLRQEGKRIALVPTMGNLHDGHMKLVDEAKARADVVVVSIFVNPMQFDRPDDLVRYPRTLQQDCEKLNKRKVDFVFAPAPADIYPQGTDSQTYVDVPGISTMLEGASRPGHFRGVSTIVSKLFNLVQPDIACFGEKDYQQLQLIRKMVADMGYDIEIVGVPTVRAKDGLALSSRNGYLTADQRKIAPALSKVMNAIATKLQAGERNVEELVVIAEQEINDAGLRADDIQIRDADTLQALSESSQRAVILMAAWLGQARLIDNKVVEFAR, encoded by the coding sequence GTGTTGATTATTGAAACCCTCCCGCTGCTGCGTCAGCATATCCGCAGATTGCGCCAGGAAGGAAAACGCATTGCGCTGGTGCCAACGATGGGCAACCTGCACGATGGTCACATGAAACTGGTCGACGAAGCCAAAGCCCGCGCCGATGTGGTGGTGGTGAGCATTTTCGTCAACCCGATGCAGTTCGACAGGCCAGACGATCTGGTGCGCTACCCGCGTACGCTGCAACAAGATTGCGAAAAACTGAATAAACGCAAAGTTGATTTCGTTTTTGCTCCCGCACCTGCGGATATCTACCCGCAGGGCACCGATAGCCAAACCTATGTCGATGTGCCGGGCATTTCGACGATGCTGGAAGGCGCAAGCCGTCCTGGCCATTTTCGCGGCGTGTCGACCATCGTCAGCAAACTGTTTAACCTGGTACAGCCAGATATCGCCTGCTTCGGCGAGAAGGATTACCAGCAGTTGCAGTTGATCCGCAAAATGGTCGCTGATATGGGCTACGACATTGAGATTGTCGGCGTACCGACCGTGCGGGCGAAAGATGGCCTGGCGCTCAGTTCGCGCAACGGTTATCTCACCGCCGATCAGCGCAAAATCGCCCCGGCATTAAGCAAAGTGATGAATGCCATCGCCACAAAATTGCAGGCGGGCGAGCGCAATGTTGAAGAGTTGGTGGTCATTGCGGAGCAGGAAATCAACGACGCCGGTTTGCGCGCCGATGATATTCAAATCCGCGACGCGGACACCCTGCAAGCGCTGTCCGAAAGCAGCCAACGTGCGGTCATTTTGATGGCGGCCTGGCTTGGTCAGGCGCGGCTTATCGACAATAAAGTGGTCGAATTCGCCCGCTAG
- the panD gene encoding aspartate 1-decarboxylase — protein MIRTMLQGKLHRVKVTQADLHYEGSCAIDQDFLEAAGILEYEAIDIYNVTNGKRFSTYAIAGERGSRIISVNGAAAHCADVGDILIIASYVTMPDEVARSWQPKVAYFDGDNEMKRTAKAVPVQVA, from the coding sequence ATGATCCGCACTATGCTGCAAGGCAAGCTCCACCGCGTCAAAGTGACGCAGGCAGACCTGCATTACGAAGGTTCCTGCGCCATTGACCAGGATTTCCTTGAGGCGGCTGGTATTCTGGAATACGAAGCCATCGATATTTATAACGTGACCAACGGCAAACGCTTTTCAACTTACGCGATTGCTGGCGAGCGCGGTTCCCGAATCATTTCTGTTAACGGCGCGGCGGCACACTGCGCGGACGTGGGCGATATCCTGATTATCGCCAGCTACGTCACCATGCCGGATGAAGTTGCCCGTAGCTGGCAGCCGAAAGTGGCCTATTTTGATGGCGACAACGAGATGAAACGCACCGCGAAAGCCGTGCCGGTTCAGGTTGCCTGA
- a CDS encoding polysaccharide deacetylase family protein codes for MSRLITLLLLLVTCGASASIVSEQRVPARYMQTTENADIWAQVGDRVVTVGNIRAGQILAVVPGADDDYAFRFGFGSGFIDKGHLEAVSGDQRVEDSLGDLHKPLSNQNLITWQDTPLYNAPDNTSPQFGTLAENLRYPIINKLKDRLNLTWFQIRIGNRLAWVSSLDAQEDNGLPVLTYHHILRDEENTRFRHTSTTTSVRAFTNQMTWLRDQRYTTLSMYQLEGYVRNRMNLPARSVVITFDDGLKSVSRYAYPILHGYGFKATAFIISSRIKLLPQKWDPQSLQFMSVSELNSIQDVFDVQSHTHFLHRVDAAMHPILLSRSYHNILFDFKHSRRALAQFNPHVLYLSYPFGGYNDNAVKAANDAGFHLAVTTVRGKVKPGDNPFLLKRVYVLKTDSLETMSRLISNQPQG; via the coding sequence ATGTCTCGTTTGATTACCCTTCTGCTGCTGCTCGTTACGTGCGGCGCATCTGCCAGTATTGTCAGTGAACAACGTGTTCCTGCCCGTTATATGCAAACCACCGAAAATGCCGATATCTGGGCGCAGGTGGGCGACAGAGTGGTGACTGTCGGCAATATCCGCGCCGGACAAATCCTCGCCGTGGTGCCGGGTGCGGATGATGACTACGCGTTTCGTTTCGGTTTTGGCAGCGGGTTTATCGACAAAGGCCATCTGGAGGCGGTATCGGGCGACCAACGCGTGGAAGATAGCCTGGGCGATCTGCATAAGCCGCTCAGTAACCAGAATCTGATCACCTGGCAGGACACGCCGCTGTATAACGCCCCGGATAACACCAGCCCGCAGTTTGGTACGTTGGCGGAAAATCTGCGTTACCCCATTATCAATAAGCTGAAAGACAGACTGAACCTGACTTGGTTTCAGATCCGCATCGGCAACCGGCTGGCATGGGTCAGCAGTCTTGACGCGCAAGAAGATAATGGCCTGCCGGTGCTGACTTATCACCATATTCTGCGCGATGAAGAGAACACGCGTTTTCGTCACACCTCGACCACGACCTCGGTGCGCGCCTTCACTAACCAGATGACCTGGCTGCGCGACCAGCGTTACACCACGTTGTCGATGTACCAACTGGAAGGCTACGTGCGTAACCGCATGAATTTGCCCGCGCGATCGGTGGTTATCACCTTTGATGATGGACTGAAATCCGTCAGCCGTTACGCGTATCCGATCCTGCATGGCTACGGTTTTAAGGCGACGGCGTTTATTATCTCGTCGCGCATTAAATTACTACCGCAGAAGTGGGATCCACAGTCATTGCAGTTTATGAGCGTGTCGGAACTGAACAGCATTCAGGATGTGTTTGATGTGCAGTCGCACACCCATTTTCTGCACAGGGTTGATGCGGCGATGCACCCGATTCTGCTCAGCCGCAGTTATCACAATATTTTGTTTGATTTTAAACACTCGCGCCGTGCGCTGGCGCAGTTCAACCCACATGTACTCTATCTGTCGTATCCGTTTGGCGGCTATAACGATAACGCGGTGAAAGCGGCGAATGACGCGGGTTTCCATCTGGCGGTTACCACAGTGCGGGGAAAAGTGAAGCCGGGCGATAACCCGTTTTTACTGAAGCGAGTGTATGTGTTGAAAACGGATTCGCTGGAGACAATGTCGCGGCTGATCAGTAATCAGCCGCAGGGGTAG
- a CDS encoding ABC transporter permease, translating to MMQLFWVALKSIWYKEIQRFMRIWVQTLVPPVITMTLYFIIFGNLIGSRIGEMHGFTYMQFIVPGLIMMAVITNAYANVASSFFSAKFQRNIEELLVAPVPTHVIITGYVGGGVARGLCVGILVTAVSLFFVPFQVHSWLFVGLTLLLTAVLFSLAGLLNAVFAKTFDDISLIPTFVLTPLTYLGGVFYSMTLLPPFWQALSHLNPIVYMISGFRFGFLGISDVPLFTTVTVLVVFILFFYLLCWYLINRGRGLRS from the coding sequence ATGATGCAACTGTTTTGGGTGGCGCTGAAAAGTATCTGGTACAAAGAGATCCAGCGTTTTATGCGTATTTGGGTGCAGACACTGGTTCCACCAGTGATCACCATGACGCTTTATTTCATTATTTTCGGCAACCTGATTGGTTCGCGCATCGGTGAAATGCACGGCTTTACCTACATGCAGTTTATCGTGCCGGGCTTAATCATGATGGCGGTGATCACCAATGCTTACGCCAACGTGGCCTCGTCGTTTTTCAGCGCCAAGTTTCAGCGCAACATTGAAGAACTGCTGGTCGCCCCGGTGCCGACGCATGTCATCATCACGGGCTATGTTGGCGGCGGCGTGGCGCGCGGGTTGTGCGTGGGTATTCTGGTCACGGCAGTTTCGCTGTTTTTCGTGCCTTTCCAGGTGCATTCATGGTTATTCGTCGGGTTGACGCTGCTGCTGACCGCCGTGCTGTTCTCGCTGGCGGGTCTGCTGAATGCGGTGTTCGCCAAAACCTTTGACGACATCAGCCTGATCCCAACGTTCGTGCTGACCCCGTTAACCTATCTGGGCGGCGTGTTCTATTCCATGACGCTGCTGCCGCCGTTTTGGCAGGCTCTGTCACACCTGAACCCGATCGTTTATATGATCAGCGGCTTCCGTTTTGGTTTCCTCGGCATTTCGGATGTGCCGCTGTTCACCACGGTTACCGTGCTGGTGGTGTTTATTCTCTTCTTCTACCTGCTGTGCTGGTATTTGATTAACCGCGGGCGCGGGCTGCGCAGTTAA
- a CDS encoding ABC transporter ATP-binding protein, with protein MTIALELEQLKKTYPGGVQALRGIDLKVEAGDFYALLGPNGAGKSTTIGIISSLVNKSSGRVSVFGYDLEKDVVNAKRQLGLVPQEFNFNPFETVQQIVVNQAGYYGVDRKEALVRSEKYLNQLDLWEKRNERARMLSGGMKRRLMIARALMHEPKLLILDEPTAGVDIELRRSMWGFLKDLNDKGTTIILTTHYLEEAEMLCRNIGIIQRGDLIENTSMKSLLSKLKSETFILDLAPKCPLPKLEGYQYRLVDTSTLEVEVLREQGVNSVFSQLSAQGIQVLSMRNKANRLEELFVTLVHDRKGESA; from the coding sequence ATGACCATTGCACTGGAGCTTGAGCAGCTTAAAAAAACCTACCCGGGCGGCGTTCAGGCGCTGCGCGGTATTGATTTAAAAGTAGAAGCGGGCGATTTCTACGCGCTTCTTGGGCCGAACGGCGCGGGGAAATCGACCACCATTGGCATTATCAGTTCTTTGGTAAATAAATCTTCCGGGCGTGTCAGTGTCTTTGGCTACGACCTGGAAAAAGACGTGGTAAATGCGAAACGCCAGCTTGGGCTGGTGCCGCAAGAGTTCAACTTCAACCCGTTCGAAACCGTGCAGCAGATCGTGGTTAACCAGGCGGGCTACTACGGCGTCGATCGCAAAGAGGCGCTGGTTCGTAGCGAAAAATACCTGAACCAGCTTGATCTGTGGGAAAAACGCAACGAACGTGCGCGAATGCTCTCCGGTGGGATGAAACGCCGTTTGATGATTGCCCGTGCGTTAATGCATGAGCCGAAATTGCTGATCCTTGATGAACCAACGGCGGGCGTCGACATTGAGTTACGCCGCTCAATGTGGGGCTTCCTGAAAGATCTGAACGACAAAGGCACCACCATTATTCTGACCACCCACTACCTGGAAGAAGCGGAAATGCTGTGCCGCAATATCGGCATCATCCAGCGTGGCGATCTGATCGAAAACACCTCCATGAAGTCGCTGCTTTCCAAGCTGAAATCGGAAACATTTATTCTCGATTTAGCGCCGAAATGCCCACTGCCGAAGCTCGAAGGTTACCAATACCGGCTGGTGGACACTTCCACGCTGGAAGTGGAAGTGCTGCGGGAACAGGGGGTAAACAGCGTGTTCAGCCAGTTAAGCGCGCAGGGGATTCAGGTATTAAGTATGCGAAACAAAGCCAACCGTCTCGAAGAACTGTTTGTGACGTTGGTGCATGACAGGAAAGGAGAAAGCGCATGA